The nucleotide sequence GCCATAAAGGCTGCAAAGGCTCCCAAAAGATGGGGATTTTGCCAACTAAGTTGGACAGAATCTCCCTGAGGAATCAAGACAGCGGGAGCGACAATCGCCATCAAGACAGCCACTGGAACATACTGCAGCGCACGCTGGAGAGGCTTAGGAATTTGTAAGGAGCCTGCCAGTCCAAA is from SAR324 cluster bacterium and encodes:
- a CDS encoding AzlD domain-containing protein, with product MNEFLLVGGMFLVTFLVRYLPFGLAGSLQIPKPLQRALQYVPVAVLMAIVAPAVLIPQGDSVQLSWQNPHLLGAFAAFMAGWWKNNLLLTIVVGMVVFFISRLLIGRF